The proteins below are encoded in one region of Bremerella sp. P1:
- a CDS encoding DUF2309 domain-containing protein — protein MECTTESSDEPVDDHRRMDAIRKLVEHAAHLLPSQGPIEVFVHHNTLHAYEDLPFHEAVKTGLARYGAHPYLPEQEYRQLFREGRITDEDLQAVLQEELGTHFHEQINGLGTRGQIRMAMLRHPIHVGPDAELKWIVAETDALDRFRTEVPKDLRDRVIAGTRQWLQQEQASESVQAVDLGELVTKFGSNYPEWNESAWEAFSLHLLWRICRSGIQSIPPQVSTNRYVRPRDLLLNALGVDIDRDVHDLLIRFCAAYVDQGYSDWELPCRDKGFYDAFLTLYSQSNWCSDRWLRGLEGELCRLQSSGISPEASIEESLGALGISSDDREEFIIQTLLSLRGWAGMVWQLESGAGPVVHSIAKGSLLGQLAVQLILERFAIINVGLETTGKVSSASDVLQYARTRISEPRPLSVERRAFLLFQVAQTLGWQPQQLLALTEIQWQELYDEADAFSAVERRRVFHEAFERKYRHEALDAFVNHTRALNASMAEREPRRPEFQVLTCIDDREESFRRHLEEVHPACETFGAAGFFAVAIYYQGAADSFYKPLCPAVITPSHYVQEDVGYTFEGMHRERAELRRRIGLASHAFHTRSRTFLGGIVTGIVGSLATVPLVAGVLFPHLTARIRKHLGTLVQPPPVTTLQLERYEKDPGPENGHIGFTCDEMADVVIRLMQDIGVTTPESFSRLFVVCGHGSSSLNNPHESAYCCGACAGKRGGPNARAFAKMANDWRVRAKVRQAGISIPDDTVFVGAYHNTCDDSVVFFDLDSLPASHHEDFETARDAIEEARSRNAHERCRRFFSVPLSVSPKEAIRHVEARAQDISQARPEYNHATNALCVVGRREWSRGLFLDRRAFLTSYDPAQDDDDHSILARILAAAIPVCAGINLEYYFSRVDHEVYGSGSKLPHNIVSLLGVMEGTASDLRTGLYRQMVEIHEPLRILFVIESTPEALLSIMQSNSTIGRLCRGGWINLAVIDPKQSMVQVYRDGQFEPYESGSGYLPEASSSVECYRGFRENLPFYSIAEVVERQ, from the coding sequence TTGGAATGCACTACTGAATCTTCGGACGAGCCGGTCGATGACCATCGCAGAATGGATGCGATCCGCAAATTGGTTGAGCATGCCGCGCACCTGTTGCCGTCCCAGGGGCCGATCGAGGTTTTTGTCCATCACAATACACTGCATGCGTATGAGGACTTGCCCTTTCATGAGGCGGTGAAGACGGGCCTGGCACGGTATGGCGCTCATCCCTACTTACCGGAGCAAGAGTATCGGCAATTGTTTCGGGAAGGTCGTATCACGGATGAGGATCTCCAGGCAGTCTTGCAAGAAGAGCTTGGCACTCATTTTCACGAGCAAATCAACGGTCTGGGAACGCGAGGGCAAATTCGTATGGCGATGCTTCGCCATCCAATCCACGTTGGTCCCGATGCGGAACTAAAATGGATCGTGGCGGAAACCGATGCCCTTGATCGGTTTCGCACGGAGGTTCCCAAAGACCTTCGTGATCGTGTAATCGCTGGAACGAGACAGTGGCTACAACAAGAGCAAGCATCTGAAAGCGTCCAGGCGGTGGATCTGGGCGAGCTTGTTACCAAGTTCGGTAGCAACTATCCCGAATGGAATGAATCTGCCTGGGAAGCGTTCTCGTTACATCTGCTCTGGCGAATCTGTCGCAGCGGGATTCAATCCATTCCGCCTCAAGTTTCCACCAATCGTTATGTACGTCCACGCGATCTTTTGCTCAATGCACTTGGCGTCGACATCGACCGCGACGTGCATGATCTGTTAATCCGATTCTGCGCGGCGTACGTCGATCAAGGCTATTCCGATTGGGAATTGCCTTGTCGCGACAAGGGGTTCTATGACGCATTTCTGACATTGTATTCGCAATCGAATTGGTGTTCGGATCGGTGGTTGCGCGGGCTCGAGGGAGAGTTGTGTCGATTGCAGAGTTCTGGCATTTCTCCAGAAGCATCCATCGAAGAATCACTGGGAGCGTTAGGGATCTCCAGCGACGACCGAGAAGAATTCATAATCCAAACACTACTAAGCCTGCGTGGTTGGGCGGGAATGGTCTGGCAACTCGAGTCAGGCGCGGGGCCGGTTGTTCATTCGATTGCGAAAGGATCTTTGCTTGGACAATTGGCTGTTCAACTGATTCTAGAGCGATTTGCAATCATCAATGTTGGTCTAGAGACAACCGGGAAGGTTAGCAGTGCTTCAGACGTATTGCAGTATGCTCGTACGAGAATTTCTGAGCCACGACCACTGAGTGTAGAACGCCGCGCGTTTCTCTTGTTTCAAGTAGCCCAGACACTTGGCTGGCAGCCACAGCAGTTGTTGGCCTTGACTGAAATCCAATGGCAGGAACTGTATGACGAAGCCGACGCATTCTCAGCCGTCGAACGACGTCGCGTTTTTCATGAGGCATTCGAGCGAAAGTATCGACACGAAGCGCTCGATGCTTTTGTGAACCATACACGTGCCCTTAACGCATCTATGGCGGAACGAGAACCGCGTCGTCCGGAGTTTCAAGTCCTAACCTGTATCGACGATCGAGAAGAGTCGTTCCGCCGGCATCTGGAAGAAGTGCATCCTGCATGTGAAACATTTGGTGCTGCGGGATTTTTTGCGGTAGCTATCTATTATCAAGGTGCAGCAGACAGTTTTTACAAGCCGCTTTGCCCCGCCGTAATCACTCCCAGCCACTATGTTCAAGAAGATGTTGGCTATACGTTTGAAGGAATGCACCGAGAGCGGGCCGAGTTGAGAAGAAGAATTGGGTTGGCGAGTCACGCGTTCCATACTCGTAGCCGAACGTTTCTGGGGGGAATCGTTACTGGCATCGTCGGATCTTTGGCCACCGTTCCGCTCGTGGCCGGTGTGCTGTTTCCCCATCTTACCGCACGCATTCGCAAACACCTGGGGACTTTGGTCCAGCCGCCACCGGTGACAACACTTCAACTGGAACGATATGAAAAGGACCCCGGCCCGGAAAACGGTCATATTGGATTTACCTGCGACGAAATGGCCGATGTTGTCATTCGGTTGATGCAGGACATTGGTGTCACGACCCCGGAGTCGTTTTCCCGCCTGTTCGTTGTTTGCGGACATGGTTCTTCGAGTCTCAACAATCCTCATGAGTCCGCATACTGTTGTGGGGCGTGCGCGGGAAAACGAGGCGGTCCGAATGCCAGAGCGTTTGCCAAGATGGCCAACGATTGGCGAGTACGTGCCAAAGTCCGGCAGGCGGGAATATCGATTCCAGACGACACGGTATTCGTCGGAGCTTACCACAATACGTGTGATGACTCGGTTGTGTTTTTTGATTTGGATTCGCTGCCAGCATCGCATCATGAGGATTTCGAAACCGCTCGAGACGCTATTGAGGAAGCACGTAGTCGAAATGCCCACGAGCGCTGCCGACGTTTTTTTTCCGTGCCTCTGTCCGTTTCTCCCAAAGAAGCCATTCGGCACGTTGAGGCCCGTGCTCAAGATATTTCACAGGCCCGGCCAGAATACAATCACGCCACCAATGCGCTTTGTGTTGTCGGGCGACGTGAGTGGTCACGGGGACTATTCCTAGATCGCCGAGCATTTCTCACATCTTACGATCCGGCCCAGGACGACGACGATCACTCCATTCTCGCGCGAATTCTGGCGGCGGCAATTCCCGTTTGTGCTGGTATCAATCTGGAGTACTACTTCTCGCGTGTTGATCATGAGGTCTACGGCTCTGGATCGAAGTTGCCTCATAACATTGTTTCGCTGCTAGGGGTCATGGAAGGTACGGCAAGTGATTTGAGGACCGGTCTTTACCGTCAAATGGTTGAGATTCACGAACCGCTGAGAATATTGTTTGTGATTGAATCAACTCCCGAGGCTCTCCTTTCGATCATGCAAAGCAATTCGACCATCGGGCGATTATGCCGTGGCGGTTGGATCAATTTGGCAGTCATCGACCCGAAACAATCGATGGTTCAAGTCTATAGAGATGGGCAATTTGAACCGTATGAATCCGGCAGTGGCTACCTGCCTGAGGCATCCTCCTCCGTAGAATGCTATCGAGGATTTCGCGAGAACTTGCCGTTTTATTCAATTGCGGAAGTGGTGGAGCGGCAATGA
- a CDS encoding PSD1 and planctomycete cytochrome C domain-containing protein codes for MIRSLPILLLVLLPTKLWADDFFLSKIEPILRTHCYECHSHDESLEGGLALDSRSGWEQGGDSGAAVIASKPDESLLIQKVRWSDEEHRMPPEEKLAAADIALLEKWVEQGAPDPRVLDAPKSDPLDWWSLKPLHPPLVPIGGANPIDAFVASKLKDNGLEPSAEADRRTLARRLYLDLYGMLPTPEEVDAFENDPDPQAWERLVDKLLDSPRYGERWARHWLDVIHYADSHGCEHDVKRPNAWRFRDYVIERLNADVPWERFIREQLAADVFYPDQPQLTPALGFISAGPLELSRASTAPVTFDYLDRDDIVTQTMAAFASTTANCARCHTHKFDPITQEDYYSLQAVFAGVGKGDIEFDTSSEVMHRRQETEALLAAVHAKDATVLLRPAYAPIVDQWTERWEERQAKPVEWKPLEADVFLSAGGATLTKQDDNSIFVDGTLADQEQYTVTSAVNLKRITAVRLDVLKDERHPQGGPGRADNGNLHLSEVEMQWFAAGATTPVKLKIAQASADFDQVGWTSAQAIDGDLKSGWAIHPRVSESHVIVFEFAEPIDAEQGGKLAITLKQLYPPKHVIGRFRLSITDAEGTSARILPEEVRQALKKPADQRTPAEKIEIAAIALEPYANETIAKLPTKQLVYGVSPLWSYAEKQEKPIQPKVVHLLKRGDIDKPIREVGPGAISAINPLPARFELADPKQESLRRAALADWLAHPDNPLTWRSIVNRVWHYHFGRGICETPNDFGRMGGEPSHPEMLDWLAVWFRDDAQGSLRKLHRLILTSKTWKQASVIDPMPAHAIQVDRDNRLLWRMNRVRLDADAIRDSTLRISGRLDLTMGGEGVEQFTKTKGPQATPVLDYTKYDWNSDSAARRSIYRVVWRGIPDPFMESLDFPDLGLLTPKRNFSVSALQSLTLYNNDFILHASTWIADRVKREMPEDQQIRRAVELCWQRAPTVTEEKAFQSYAQSHGLEALCRVLLNSNEYLFVD; via the coding sequence ATGATTCGTTCGCTCCCGATACTGCTTCTGGTGCTTTTGCCTACCAAGCTCTGGGCTGATGATTTCTTCTTGTCCAAGATCGAGCCGATCTTGCGAACTCATTGCTACGAGTGTCATTCGCATGACGAGTCCCTGGAAGGCGGGTTGGCGCTGGACTCGCGGTCAGGTTGGGAGCAAGGGGGCGATTCTGGCGCCGCCGTTATCGCCAGCAAGCCAGACGAGAGCCTGTTGATCCAGAAGGTTCGCTGGAGCGACGAAGAGCATCGAATGCCTCCTGAGGAGAAGTTGGCCGCGGCAGACATCGCTTTGTTGGAAAAGTGGGTCGAACAGGGCGCGCCCGATCCCAGAGTCCTTGACGCTCCGAAGTCCGATCCGCTCGACTGGTGGTCGCTGAAGCCGCTCCATCCGCCGCTTGTTCCGATCGGCGGCGCTAACCCGATTGATGCTTTTGTCGCTTCCAAACTGAAGGATAATGGTTTGGAGCCATCCGCCGAGGCAGATCGTCGGACTTTGGCTCGCCGGCTATATCTCGATCTATACGGCATGCTGCCGACGCCTGAGGAAGTCGATGCGTTTGAGAACGATCCCGATCCACAGGCCTGGGAGAGACTTGTCGACAAGCTGCTCGATTCGCCCCGGTATGGCGAACGATGGGCGCGACATTGGCTGGATGTGATTCACTATGCTGATTCGCATGGTTGCGAGCACGATGTGAAACGCCCCAATGCCTGGCGGTTTCGCGACTACGTCATCGAGCGACTTAATGCCGACGTGCCTTGGGAAAGATTCATTCGCGAACAGTTGGCGGCCGACGTGTTCTATCCCGATCAGCCGCAATTGACTCCAGCGTTGGGATTCATTTCGGCGGGTCCGCTCGAATTGAGTCGCGCATCGACGGCACCGGTGACGTTCGATTACCTCGATCGCGACGATATCGTTACGCAAACAATGGCGGCTTTTGCCAGCACGACCGCCAATTGCGCACGCTGTCACACCCACAAGTTCGATCCGATTACGCAAGAGGATTACTACTCGTTGCAAGCGGTCTTTGCCGGTGTTGGCAAAGGGGACATTGAATTCGATACCTCTTCCGAGGTAATGCATCGGCGGCAGGAAACGGAGGCCTTGCTTGCCGCCGTTCACGCGAAAGATGCCACTGTCTTGTTGAGGCCAGCGTACGCTCCGATCGTCGATCAGTGGACGGAACGCTGGGAGGAACGCCAAGCGAAGCCTGTTGAATGGAAGCCGCTTGAAGCAGATGTGTTTCTTTCCGCAGGCGGCGCGACACTGACCAAGCAGGATGACAACTCGATCTTCGTCGACGGCACTCTCGCCGATCAAGAGCAATACACGGTGACTTCGGCAGTCAATTTGAAAAGAATCACTGCGGTGCGACTCGATGTGTTGAAGGACGAGCGTCATCCTCAAGGTGGACCAGGTCGAGCCGACAACGGCAACCTCCACCTGTCGGAGGTCGAGATGCAGTGGTTTGCCGCAGGAGCCACCACGCCGGTCAAGCTGAAGATTGCTCAAGCCTCGGCAGATTTCGACCAGGTGGGCTGGACCTCGGCTCAGGCAATTGATGGAGATCTAAAGTCAGGTTGGGCAATTCACCCGAGGGTCAGCGAATCGCACGTCATCGTTTTCGAATTCGCCGAGCCGATCGATGCCGAGCAAGGTGGCAAACTGGCGATCACGCTGAAGCAGCTTTATCCTCCCAAGCATGTCATCGGGCGATTTCGTTTGTCGATCACCGATGCGGAAGGAACTTCCGCGCGGATTCTCCCGGAAGAAGTTCGACAGGCACTAAAAAAACCAGCGGACCAGCGAACGCCGGCAGAGAAAATCGAGATCGCGGCGATCGCGTTGGAACCGTATGCCAATGAAACGATTGCCAAGTTACCTACTAAACAACTGGTTTACGGGGTCTCACCACTCTGGTCGTATGCCGAGAAGCAGGAGAAGCCAATTCAGCCGAAAGTCGTTCACTTGCTCAAACGGGGCGATATCGACAAGCCGATTCGAGAAGTCGGGCCTGGGGCGATCTCGGCGATCAACCCGTTGCCGGCGCGGTTCGAACTTGCGGACCCCAAGCAGGAATCATTACGCCGGGCCGCTTTGGCTGATTGGCTGGCCCATCCCGACAATCCGCTGACTTGGCGAAGCATTGTGAACCGTGTGTGGCACTATCACTTTGGCCGTGGCATTTGCGAAACGCCGAATGATTTTGGCCGCATGGGCGGCGAGCCGTCTCATCCAGAAATGCTTGATTGGCTTGCGGTCTGGTTTCGTGACGACGCTCAGGGATCGCTCAGAAAGTTACATCGGTTGATTTTGACCAGCAAGACCTGGAAGCAGGCCAGCGTCATCGACCCGATGCCTGCGCATGCGATCCAGGTAGATCGCGACAATCGCTTGCTCTGGCGCATGAACCGCGTACGCCTGGACGCCGATGCAATTCGCGATTCCACGCTGCGAATCTCCGGTCGCTTGGACCTGACGATGGGCGGAGAAGGGGTTGAACAGTTCACCAAAACGAAAGGCCCCCAAGCGACGCCTGTTCTTGATTACACGAAATACGACTGGAACAGCGACTCGGCCGCACGCCGTAGCATTTACCGAGTGGTTTGGCGTGGCATTCCCGATCCGTTTATGGAATCGTTGGACTTCCCAGATTTAGGGCTATTAACCCCCAAGCGAAACTTCTCGGTCTCCGCTCTGCAATCGCTCACGCTTTACAACAACGACTTCATCCTGCATGCTTCGACTTGGATTGCCGATCGCGTTAAACGTGAAATGCCCGAAGATCAACAGATTCGACGCGCCGTGGAACTTTGTTGGCAGCGAGCGCCGACAGTGACTGAAGAGAAAGCGTTTCAGTCATACGCCCAATCGCACGGATTAGAAGCACTTTGCCGTGTTTTGCTCAATAGTAACGAATACTTGTTTGTCGATTAG
- a CDS encoding IclR family transcriptional regulator, with translation MEPVSDQAILKPEVVLAPALERGMKILEGLAAQPRGATLATISAELEAPKNSTLRLLQTLVALGYVVREQSPSRYRLTGKLLSIAHPRVHGVSLVQCSLDSMRALRDQTGETVQLGLPTGDEGVIIEKQESTSAIRIGVELGLRFLLHNNAPGKVLLAHRPKAERDATIKRIKLNRFTDRTITSRTKLMEECDRILHQGYATDWGEADEGIHCVAAPIRDPLGTLIATIWVSGIAGRMPKKVFPDVGKEVIKAAGEIQRKMQR, from the coding sequence ATGGAACCTGTAAGCGATCAAGCGATTTTAAAGCCCGAGGTGGTATTGGCCCCTGCGCTGGAGCGTGGCATGAAGATCTTAGAGGGGCTGGCTGCACAGCCTCGCGGAGCGACTCTTGCGACAATTAGTGCCGAACTGGAAGCGCCGAAGAATTCGACGCTGCGATTGCTTCAGACCCTGGTTGCCCTTGGTTATGTCGTCCGGGAACAGTCTCCGTCCCGCTATCGCCTTACGGGCAAGCTTCTGAGTATCGCTCACCCGCGCGTGCACGGCGTCAGTTTGGTGCAATGCTCTCTTGATTCGATGCGAGCCCTGCGGGATCAGACTGGAGAGACCGTCCAACTCGGACTTCCAACAGGAGATGAAGGGGTGATTATCGAGAAGCAGGAAAGCACGTCGGCCATCCGAATTGGCGTGGAACTCGGGCTACGTTTCCTTCTTCATAACAATGCCCCGGGCAAGGTTTTGTTGGCTCATCGACCAAAGGCTGAGCGCGATGCGACAATCAAGCGGATCAAACTAAACCGTTTCACCGACCGGACAATCACCAGTCGAACCAAGCTGATGGAAGAGTGCGACCGAATCCTACATCAAGGATATGCAACCGACTGGGGCGAAGCGGATGAAGGGATTCACTGCGTCGCAGCGCCAATTCGTGATCCGCTGGGGACGTTGATCGCAACAATATGGGTCTCAGGCATAGCTGGCCGAATGCCCAAGAAGGTCTTTCCGGACGTTGGGAAAGAAGTGATCAAGGCGGCAGGCGAGATCCAAAGGAAGATGCAGCGATGA
- a CDS encoding sigma-54-dependent transcriptional regulator produces the protein MDEAFRILIVDDEPNIRSGLAKGLEKEVDHIDTASSVNEALDKFDTESFQIVIADVRLPGDRDGLELLSLIQQREPNTTMIMITAHGTVEMAVDAMRRGAFDFITKPVDLNLIRQQVAKAVEHHRLQTENRFLKDRLAEAGELPNIIGNCQALNDVLRQIRQVADTDATILIHGESGTGKELIARAIHDLSKRSTYPFIPVNLGALPVNLLESELFGHEKGAFTGASRQRPGCFEQSMRGTLFLDEITEIPMKSQVDLLRVLETGQFTRVGGEAILTSDARIVSATNRDIPQLVEDGSFREDLYYRLNIIPIEVPPLRQRREDIVLLVEHFLNYFCTRHHRSLKTVDNEALQVLISANWPGNVRQLRNVIERLVVTVGSDNISADDLPAELSSVARNASASKARSLAEVTEEAEKEAILNSLAANDFHREQTAKVLGVSVRTLHYKMSRYGLH, from the coding sequence ATGGACGAAGCTTTTCGCATTCTGATTGTTGATGACGAGCCGAACATTCGCTCCGGGTTGGCCAAAGGCCTTGAGAAAGAGGTCGATCACATCGACACGGCGAGTAGCGTAAACGAAGCACTCGACAAGTTCGATACGGAGAGCTTCCAGATTGTTATTGCCGATGTCCGGTTGCCGGGGGATCGTGATGGCCTCGAGTTGTTGTCGCTGATCCAGCAGCGCGAACCCAATACCACGATGATCATGATAACTGCCCACGGTACGGTTGAGATGGCAGTCGACGCGATGCGTCGTGGGGCATTCGACTTTATTACCAAGCCGGTTGATTTGAATTTAATCCGACAGCAAGTTGCCAAGGCAGTCGAACACCATCGGTTGCAGACCGAAAACCGCTTCTTGAAGGATCGGCTGGCTGAAGCAGGCGAATTGCCGAATATCATCGGAAATTGCCAAGCTCTAAACGATGTACTGCGACAGATTCGACAGGTTGCTGACACGGATGCCACCATCTTGATCCATGGCGAAAGTGGCACGGGGAAAGAGTTGATCGCCAGGGCAATTCACGACTTGAGCAAACGCTCCACATACCCGTTCATTCCCGTCAACCTCGGTGCATTGCCGGTGAACTTATTGGAAAGCGAGTTGTTTGGACATGAAAAGGGAGCATTTACAGGGGCCTCTCGACAAAGACCTGGATGCTTTGAACAGTCCATGCGAGGAACGTTATTCCTCGATGAAATCACCGAAATCCCCATGAAGAGCCAAGTAGATTTGCTTCGTGTCCTTGAAACAGGACAGTTCACAAGAGTGGGAGGTGAAGCAATCCTTACATCTGATGCTCGCATTGTGTCCGCCACGAACCGCGACATCCCGCAATTAGTAGAAGATGGGAGTTTTCGAGAGGACCTCTACTACCGACTGAACATCATCCCCATTGAAGTTCCACCACTTCGGCAGCGGCGTGAAGATATTGTTCTCTTGGTGGAGCATTTCCTGAATTACTTTTGCACGCGACACCATCGCTCACTCAAGACGGTAGACAACGAGGCCTTGCAGGTTCTCATTTCAGCAAATTGGCCAGGCAATGTGCGTCAATTACGTAATGTCATCGAACGCTTGGTCGTCACGGTAGGCAGCGACAATATATCCGCGGATGATTTGCCTGCGGAATTAAGCTCGGTTGCTAGAAACGCTTCCGCAAGCAAAGCACGCTCACTGGCAGAAGTAACAGAAGAGGCCGAGAAGGAAGCAATCCTGAATTCCCTTGCGGCCAATGATTTTCACCGTGAACAAACCGCGAAAGTGCTGGGGGTCAGCGTTCGCACATTGCACTATAAGATGAGCCGGTACGGACTGCATTGA
- a CDS encoding carbonic anhydrase — protein sequence MQQLVQGIHRFQSEQFSKDQKLFETLVDGQHPLALFITCSDSRIDPSRLTQTKPGELFIQRTAGNIVPPYGSILGGEAATIEYAVAALKVRDIVICGHSHCGAMAGLLTPEMVESMPAVRAYLQHAEATRRIVEENYSHLTDPAKRLTLTVEENVLVQLESLRTHPAVAAAIGRGDLKLHGWVYKFETGDVFAFDPDQNQFLPLQDVTSPVSEKQRTLPPI from the coding sequence ATGCAGCAATTAGTTCAAGGAATCCATCGATTTCAAAGTGAGCAGTTCAGCAAGGATCAAAAGCTATTTGAAACACTGGTCGATGGGCAGCATCCTTTGGCGTTATTTATTACTTGTTCGGATTCACGTATCGACCCGAGTCGTCTCACGCAGACGAAACCTGGTGAATTGTTTATTCAACGTACTGCTGGAAATATTGTCCCTCCGTACGGGTCTATTCTTGGTGGTGAGGCTGCAACGATCGAGTATGCAGTGGCGGCATTGAAGGTCCGTGATATCGTCATTTGCGGACATTCTCACTGCGGAGCGATGGCCGGCCTCCTAACGCCGGAAATGGTCGAGAGTATGCCGGCGGTTCGCGCCTATCTCCAACACGCGGAAGCCACGAGGCGAATCGTCGAAGAAAACTATTCCCACTTAACGGATCCGGCAAAGAGACTAACCCTGACCGTGGAAGAGAATGTCCTGGTTCAATTGGAGAGCCTGAGAACCCACCCTGCGGTTGCTGCGGCAATTGGCCGTGGCGATTTGAAACTACATGGCTGGGTCTACAAATTTGAGACTGGCGACGTATTTGCCTTTGATCCGGATCAGAATCAGTTCTTACCACTGCAGGATGTCACTTCACCAGTAAGCGAGAAACAACGAACGCTTCCACCGATCTAA
- a CDS encoding sensor histidine kinase: MFRTQPVGTGKGYRLSIAGLLLLSFAALGITIWTMADFLREQAIVEELTPKLPRDSTATAKELASELRWQFRLSILVVLNLVATGLALILLSRAYRSSQESLRDIKALAGHILSSMDQTVITTDQNSIVTSINRHGMDLLGATLDCIGKHVNELSRDLALDQLLIEGQTAKSSSMTRDFHLSTDGRTIRATCQSLNDFEGKEIGQVLQLRNVTERVLMEERMRRMERYMGLGSLAAGLHHEIRNPLAALSLHVQLLEEQLEENRDSEDVQPMMAVIKSEMTRIGEVLERFREFASMDNLRLEEVNLVKLIQRQVDLAIPQANQQGIEVHFVLPDFPLPNLTADLVRLEQTLLNLFVNAMQAMPHGGKLSVAVTESSDAVRVEISDTGTGIPEDLRDQVFDAYFTTKSEGTGLGLAICDKIVRQHNGSLDFFSSQEGTTFVMTLPIRQVTLPSD, from the coding sequence ATGTTTCGAACTCAACCTGTCGGTACCGGCAAGGGCTATCGGCTTTCCATTGCCGGACTGTTGCTGCTCAGTTTCGCGGCACTGGGTATAACAATTTGGACGATGGCTGACTTTCTGCGAGAACAAGCCATCGTCGAAGAACTGACGCCAAAACTACCCCGTGATTCAACAGCTACGGCCAAGGAGTTGGCTAGCGAATTACGTTGGCAGTTTCGACTTTCCATCCTTGTCGTTCTTAATCTTGTCGCGACTGGTCTGGCGCTCATATTGCTTTCTCGCGCCTATAGGTCATCGCAGGAATCCCTGCGGGACATCAAGGCGTTGGCCGGTCATATTCTCAGCAGCATGGATCAGACGGTAATCACAACCGATCAAAACAGCATCGTTACCAGCATCAATCGTCATGGCATGGATTTATTGGGAGCCACGCTCGACTGTATAGGCAAGCACGTTAACGAGCTCTCAAGAGACCTTGCCCTTGATCAGCTCTTAATTGAAGGGCAGACGGCAAAGTCATCGTCAATGACAAGAGATTTTCATCTTAGTACCGATGGAAGGACCATCCGGGCGACGTGTCAATCATTGAATGACTTCGAAGGGAAGGAAATCGGCCAAGTCTTGCAACTACGCAATGTAACGGAACGCGTCCTGATGGAAGAGAGAATGCGTCGAATGGAACGTTATATGGGACTTGGGTCTCTAGCAGCAGGGCTTCATCATGAAATCCGAAATCCACTGGCAGCTCTATCTCTACATGTCCAACTCCTGGAAGAACAACTTGAGGAAAACCGAGATTCCGAAGACGTGCAACCGATGATGGCGGTAATTAAGTCGGAAATGACGCGAATTGGGGAAGTGTTAGAGAGATTCCGTGAGTTTGCATCGATGGACAATTTAAGGCTCGAAGAGGTGAATCTTGTCAAGCTCATCCAGCGCCAAGTCGATCTGGCTATTCCTCAAGCGAATCAGCAGGGAATCGAGGTTCATTTCGTCCTGCCGGATTTTCCTTTGCCAAATTTAACAGCAGATCTTGTCCGATTGGAACAAACTTTGCTCAACCTGTTCGTCAACGCGATGCAAGCCATGCCCCACGGGGGCAAACTTTCCGTTGCGGTAACGGAGTCTTCCGACGCGGTTCGTGTCGAAATCTCGGATACGGGGACTGGAATTCCAGAGGATCTCCGTGATCAGGTATTCGATGCCTATTTCACAACCAAAAGCGAAGGAACAGGTTTAGGGCTAGCCATATGCGACAAAATCGTACGACAGCACAATGGCAGTCTTGACTTCTTTAGTAGCCAAGAAGGTACGACCTTCGTGATGACGTTGCCAATTCGACAAGTCACTTTACCTTCGGACTAA